A single window of Psychrobacter raelei DNA harbors:
- a CDS encoding phosphatase PAP2 family protein, producing MFTLCSRSPALAVYVNQLISWDTTVCIHINRYSTNYAVAIVFKSISRLGDGWFWYAMMLAALVVYGQQAFLPIITTLLISLIGLAVYKVLKIKTVRPRPYQVHQVIVLGERPLDVFSFPSGHTLQAVLFSATLGSYFPQLLPVMMLFALLVALSRMVLGLHYPTDVLIGGAIGYSLSLWAPDMQKMVEHSLLLL from the coding sequence GTGTTCACCTTATGTTCACGCAGTCCAGCACTGGCCGTTTATGTCAATCAGCTTATATCATGGGACACCACAGTGTGTATCCATATCAACCGCTATTCTACCAATTATGCTGTGGCCATCGTCTTTAAATCTATTAGCAGATTAGGAGATGGGTGGTTTTGGTATGCGATGATGCTGGCGGCTTTGGTTGTTTATGGTCAACAGGCTTTTTTGCCGATTATAACCACTTTACTCATTAGCCTGATTGGGCTTGCGGTATATAAAGTATTAAAAATAAAAACGGTACGCCCCAGACCCTATCAAGTACATCAGGTGATAGTGCTCGGTGAGCGGCCATTAGATGTGTTTAGCTTTCCCTCAGGACACACCTTACAAGCGGTGCTGTTTAGCGCAACTTTAGGCAGTTATTTTCCTCAGCTGCTGCCTGTCATGATGCTTTTTGCATTATTGGTGGCCTTATCGCGTATGGTGCTTGGCCTGCATTATCCTACCGATGTGCTGATTGGCGGTGCCATAGGCTATAGCTTATCTTTATGGGCACCTGATATGCAAAAGATGGTGGAGCACAGCCTGCTACTGCTGTAA
- a CDS encoding tRNA (cytidine(34)-2'-O)-methyltransferase, translated as MTIHIVLVHPKIPNNTGSAIRLCANTGAQLHLVEPLGFDLDDKKLRRAGLDYHEYAAMQVHKNWQVAKEALQAAGCHKMVALTTKLSHPFYEYDFGDSNAAEHESIALVFGSETAGLADDIRADIGESNWLRLPMLPDSRSLNLANSISICLYEVWRQKGFYGDEGRSTGYTELTPYDPK; from the coding sequence ATGACCATTCACATTGTGCTTGTGCACCCAAAAATTCCTAACAATACCGGCAGCGCCATCCGTTTGTGTGCCAATACCGGAGCTCAGCTGCACTTGGTTGAGCCATTAGGGTTTGATTTAGACGATAAGAAGCTACGCCGTGCAGGGCTTGATTATCATGAATACGCAGCCATGCAAGTGCACAAAAACTGGCAAGTGGCGAAAGAGGCGCTACAAGCAGCAGGCTGTCATAAGATGGTGGCATTGACCACTAAGCTGAGTCATCCGTTTTATGAGTATGATTTTGGCGATAGCAATGCGGCTGAGCATGAGAGTATTGCTTTGGTATTTGGTTCAGAGACGGCAGGCTTAGCTGATGACATCCGAGCAGACATTGGGGAGAGCAACTGGCTGCGTTTGCCCATGTTACCAGACTCTCGCAGCCTAAATCTGGCCAATAGTATCAGCATCTGCTTATATGAAGTATGGCGTCAAAAAGGCTTTTATGGCGATGAAGGGCGAAGCACCGGATATACCGAGCTGACCCCTTATGATCCTAAATAA
- a CDS encoding inorganic diphosphatase, giving the protein MADFNVILDAGDVDGGEINVVVEIPTGSNHKIEWNRELAVFELDRVEPAIFAKPCNYGFIPQTLDEDGDELDALIITEQPLTTGIFLKAKVIGVMKFVDDDEVDDKIVVVPADDRNNGNAYNSLEDLPKRLIEQLEFHFSHYKDLKKAGTTVVESWGDVAEAKEVIKEAIQRWKDK; this is encoded by the coding sequence ATGGCAGATTTTAACGTGATTTTAGATGCAGGCGATGTTGACGGCGGCGAAATTAACGTTGTTGTTGAAATCCCAACCGGTAGCAACCACAAAATCGAATGGAACCGTGAATTGGCTGTATTCGAGCTTGACCGTGTTGAGCCAGCTATTTTTGCTAAGCCATGCAACTATGGTTTTATCCCACAAACTTTAGATGAAGACGGTGATGAGCTTGATGCACTAATCATCACTGAACAGCCACTAACCACAGGTATCTTTTTAAAAGCCAAAGTTATCGGTGTGATGAAGTTTGTTGATGACGATGAAGTAGACGACAAAATCGTTGTTGTGCCTGCCGATGACCGTAACAACGGCAACGCTTACAACAGCTTAGAAGACCTACCAAAACGTCTTATTGAGCAGTTAGAGTTCCACTTTAGCCACTACAAAGATTTGAAAAAAGCAGGCACTACCGTTGTAGAATCTTGGGGCGATGTGGCTGAAGCCAAAGAAGTTATCAAAGAAGCCATTCAGCGCTGGAAAGACAAATAA
- a CDS encoding entericidin A/B family lipoprotein, whose amino-acid sequence MKKLAFASLTALVVLSGCNTFKGLGQDVSKAGEGVTKTADKVENKI is encoded by the coding sequence ATGAAAAAGTTAGCATTTGCCTCTTTAACTGCTCTAGTTGTACTATCTGGTTGTAACACTTTCAAAGGCCTAGGCCAAGACGTATCTAAAGCCGGTGAAGGCGTTACTAAAACTGCTGACAAAGTTGAAAATAAAATCTAA
- the tusD gene encoding sulfurtransferase complex subunit TusD has translation MTTTTLLLITADPSQPLAWHAYRYAKAFMQHTQEADTVSPAKLSIFFYADAANTANALRWQSADRADLTQLWSQFSAAYQQRLPVCVSTALTRGVTDEDNAARHRLQTNNLAAGFELVGLGELAEQMALATKVIRF, from the coding sequence ATGACGACAACGACGTTATTACTGATTACCGCCGACCCAAGCCAGCCGCTTGCGTGGCATGCTTATCGTTATGCCAAAGCCTTTATGCAGCATACTCAAGAAGCGGATACTGTGTCGCCTGCTAAGTTGTCCATTTTCTTTTATGCAGATGCAGCCAATACGGCCAATGCGCTACGTTGGCAGAGTGCAGATAGAGCCGATTTAACCCAGCTTTGGAGCCAGTTTAGCGCCGCGTACCAGCAAAGATTACCCGTGTGTGTGAGTACCGCCTTAACCCGCGGCGTAACCGATGAGGACAATGCTGCGCGTCACAGACTACAGACCAATAACTTAGCAGCTGGGTTTGAGCTGGTGGGACTTGGGGAGCTGGCTGAGCAAATGGCCTTAGCCACCAAGGTCATTCGTTTTTAA
- the glnE gene encoding bifunctional [glutamate--ammonia ligase]-adenylyl-L-tyrosine phosphorylase/[glutamate--ammonia-ligase] adenylyltransferase, whose amino-acid sequence MPSDRSLIDQLTQNVLSLSAQHITQEHIQALKMASPFAYQIWKNKPAICQNFLTSYPLGELLTRQQICDLIDDYTLDDGLEGELKRADEAGVMKGLRRLRELLMLRWIWQDALGLIALEQLTGELSDFADNCLIFVKEYVWEQLVARYGRPTYIDEKGQRQFDDMAIFAMGKLGAQELNLSSDIDLIFVHRARGETDGDKSKGTKSIDNKRFMIRLGQSIIKILDTCTAEGFVFRVDMRLRPWGEGSDLAIHLSALEKYFAAHGRAWERFAWLKARVINEVDDRFNSQLESIIKPFVFRYYVDYSAFAALREMKSLIQNQVAQREDLDNVKLGAGGIRDIEFVVQAFQLIYGGRHSQLEVKSCLKAMQALNEFDFIDDDTYRNLEAAYRFFRRVEHGIQAIHDQQTQKLPHNPECQHNLALTLGFDNWDAFLQRLNEHRRNVHLPFDRMVTERQTPTNTAVASSDELQSLDEVLNGDNKAKLEQFWSSKMVANLSEEAKQRLDAAYPVLVHALLIHEAKQGLANVALPRLIDLLEAICRRSIYLVMLAENPDATVNLIPMLSASPWIAGELTRYPVLLDSFLQQRYRHLPDKEELANILRQRLLRVEPNDEEMLLNVLRLFKNNQVLAVAASDVLAERPIMKVSDSLTYIAEVVLEFTLERAFSELVKRHGYPINMQGESVTEAHNGFAIIGYGKLGGIEMSYTSDLDLVFIHQINEQAMTTGLKPVSGMKFTARLAQKLMTYLNTQTRDGRAYEIDMRLRPSGNAGMMVVSSRSFERYQLEKAWVWEHQALVRARAICGDSRVIQAFNHTRKQVLTRKCDIADLKQHVIEMRGKMKDHLGSNPLAQQQGEFHLKQDAGGIVDIEFMAQYGVLAHAHDHPELAQWSDNVRIFESLAAAGVWDAETCEGLTKAYLLLRAAMHQLALANESVVVDAAVWNETREYVISKWNEIVV is encoded by the coding sequence ATGCCCTCTGACCGTAGCCTCATTGACCAATTAACTCAAAACGTCCTTTCACTAAGCGCCCAGCACATAACCCAAGAGCACATTCAAGCACTTAAGATGGCCAGTCCTTTTGCTTATCAAATCTGGAAAAACAAGCCGGCTATTTGCCAAAACTTTTTGACCAGTTATCCTTTAGGTGAGCTGCTGACTCGCCAGCAAATCTGTGATTTGATTGATGATTACACCTTAGACGATGGGTTAGAGGGCGAGCTTAAGCGGGCCGATGAAGCCGGCGTCATGAAAGGTCTGCGCCGCTTGCGTGAGCTATTGATGCTGCGCTGGATTTGGCAGGACGCTTTGGGTCTCATTGCGCTTGAACAGCTGACCGGTGAGCTATCAGATTTTGCGGATAATTGTCTGATATTCGTTAAAGAGTATGTTTGGGAGCAATTGGTTGCGCGCTATGGCCGGCCCACATATATTGATGAAAAAGGGCAGCGTCAGTTCGATGACATGGCCATCTTTGCCATGGGTAAGCTTGGGGCGCAAGAGCTGAATCTATCTAGTGATATCGACTTAATCTTCGTACACCGTGCCCGCGGTGAAACCGATGGTGATAAATCCAAAGGCACCAAAAGTATAGATAATAAGCGCTTTATGATTCGCTTGGGTCAAAGCATTATTAAGATCTTAGATACTTGCACGGCAGAAGGCTTCGTGTTTCGAGTCGATATGCGCCTACGCCCTTGGGGTGAGGGCAGTGACTTGGCCATTCACTTATCGGCTTTAGAGAAGTACTTTGCTGCTCATGGCCGCGCATGGGAGCGGTTTGCGTGGCTAAAAGCGCGGGTGATTAATGAGGTTGACGATAGGTTTAATAGTCAATTAGAGAGCATCATTAAGCCGTTTGTGTTTCGCTATTATGTCGATTACAGTGCCTTTGCTGCACTGCGTGAAATGAAGTCTTTAATTCAAAATCAAGTGGCGCAGCGAGAGGACTTAGACAATGTTAAGCTCGGTGCCGGCGGCATTCGAGACATAGAGTTTGTGGTACAGGCTTTCCAATTAATATATGGCGGTCGTCACAGTCAGCTTGAGGTCAAGTCCTGCCTCAAAGCGATGCAGGCTTTAAACGAATTTGATTTCATCGATGATGATACTTACCGCAACCTAGAGGCCGCTTATCGTTTTTTTCGCCGCGTTGAGCATGGTATTCAGGCCATTCATGACCAGCAAACTCAAAAGCTGCCGCACAATCCAGAATGCCAGCACAATTTGGCGCTCACCTTAGGCTTTGATAATTGGGATGCTTTTTTACAGCGTCTAAATGAGCATCGCCGCAATGTGCATCTCCCCTTTGATCGTATGGTGACTGAGCGCCAGACGCCTACCAATACCGCTGTTGCCTCCAGTGATGAGCTGCAAAGCTTAGATGAGGTGCTTAACGGGGATAACAAGGCCAAGCTTGAGCAGTTTTGGTCAAGCAAAATGGTGGCCAATCTATCTGAGGAGGCCAAACAGCGATTAGATGCCGCTTATCCTGTATTGGTGCATGCGTTACTAATTCATGAAGCCAAGCAGGGCTTAGCCAATGTGGCATTACCCAGACTTATCGACTTATTAGAGGCCATCTGTCGCCGCTCTATATATCTAGTGATGCTCGCTGAAAACCCAGATGCCACAGTTAATCTGATTCCCATGCTCTCGGCAAGCCCTTGGATTGCTGGCGAGTTGACCCGCTATCCGGTATTGCTTGATTCATTCTTACAGCAGCGCTACCGCCACCTGCCGGACAAAGAGGAGCTTGCCAATATCCTGCGTCAGCGCCTTTTGCGCGTTGAGCCTAATGATGAGGAGATGCTACTAAACGTGCTTAGATTGTTCAAAAACAATCAGGTGCTGGCTGTAGCCGCCAGTGATGTGCTGGCTGAACGCCCGATTATGAAGGTGTCTGACTCCTTGACTTATATTGCTGAGGTGGTGCTTGAATTTACCTTAGAGCGTGCCTTCTCAGAGCTGGTCAAGCGTCATGGCTATCCGATCAATATGCAAGGCGAGTCAGTAACCGAAGCGCACAACGGCTTTGCGATTATTGGTTATGGCAAGCTTGGTGGGATAGAGATGTCGTATACCTCAGATCTTGATTTGGTATTTATTCACCAGATTAATGAGCAAGCAATGACCACAGGGCTTAAACCGGTTAGCGGCATGAAGTTTACCGCGCGTTTGGCCCAGAAGCTGATGACCTATCTCAATACCCAAACCCGAGATGGGCGTGCTTATGAGATTGACATGCGACTGCGACCTTCGGGTAATGCTGGCATGATGGTAGTCTCAAGCCGCTCCTTTGAGCGCTATCAATTAGAAAAAGCTTGGGTCTGGGAGCATCAAGCCTTAGTACGGGCGCGCGCCATTTGTGGTGACAGTCGAGTGATACAGGCCTTTAATCATACTCGCAAACAGGTTCTCACGCGCAAATGTGATATTGCCGACTTAAAACAGCACGTGATTGAAATGCGCGGCAAAATGAAAGACCATTTGGGCAGCAATCCCTTAGCTCAGCAGCAAGGTGAGTTTCATTTAAAACAAGATGCAGGCGGTATTGTCGATATTGAGTTTATGGCGCAATATGGCGTATTGGCCCATGCCCATGACCACCCAGAGCTGGCGCAGTGGAGCGATAATGTCAGAATTTTTGAAAGCTTAGCGGCCGCTGGAGTGTGGGATGCTGAGACCTGTGAGGGACTTACTAAAGCCTATCTTCTACTGCGCGCCGCGATGCATCAGCTGGCGCTTGCTAACGAATCGGTGGTGGTAGATGCAGCGGTCTGGAATGAGACACGCGAGTATGTCATCTCTAAATGGAATGAGATAGTGGTGTAG
- a CDS encoding glycosyltransferase family 1 protein, whose translation MLNHNMDTRAAPLVADYGFDSLLANLALTFDKQYTLTDVTAYSKPLHILLVTETWTPDINGVAMSLGRLMQQISLQGHQVSLIRPKPKSSSVDMPIQGLTTQNLGEQSRSLVLSHDVQVKGMAIPKYTNLQFGLPVYFTIKKQLKRIAPDVVHIATEGPLGWAALMAAKSLNIPVTTGYHTQFHDFSRHFGLGLLAGPIMAYFKWFHNASKATCVPSKKTLHDLQNLGFKRLVEVGRGVDLKWFNPKHRSDALRAQWGAHTHHTVLIMVSRLSPEKQIDWVIDAFKALQQQQLHRAVKLIIVGDGPDRDRLQAMAANNKEDIIFAGTQTGQALAGHYASADAFVFASQVETFGNVVVEAMASGLPVYAFNDAAAGMLVTPDSGRLVTLGDKVGFITAISQLPKMQCLKEQGSHARKSVAQCSWQRPTEKMLTMFYQALAPKATINS comes from the coding sequence ATGCTAAATCATAACATGGACACCCGAGCAGCACCCCTTGTCGCTGACTATGGCTTTGATAGCTTATTGGCCAATTTAGCTTTAACTTTTGATAAGCAATATACTTTGACGGACGTCACTGCTTATTCAAAGCCACTACACATCTTACTGGTGACCGAGACTTGGACACCAGATATCAATGGTGTGGCGATGAGTTTGGGACGTTTAATGCAGCAAATCTCTCTACAAGGTCATCAGGTGAGCCTCATCCGGCCCAAACCCAAATCAAGTTCAGTCGATATGCCCATTCAAGGTCTTACCACCCAAAACCTAGGGGAACAAAGCCGCAGTTTGGTGCTTAGCCATGATGTGCAGGTAAAAGGCATGGCGATACCTAAATATACTAATTTACAATTTGGGTTGCCGGTATATTTCACCATAAAAAAACAGCTCAAACGCATTGCTCCTGATGTGGTACATATTGCCACCGAAGGGCCTCTAGGATGGGCGGCGCTCATGGCTGCAAAGTCGCTTAATATTCCTGTTACCACCGGCTATCATACTCAGTTTCATGACTTTAGCCGGCACTTTGGACTTGGCCTATTGGCAGGGCCCATCATGGCCTACTTTAAATGGTTTCATAATGCCTCAAAAGCCACTTGTGTGCCGAGTAAAAAGACGCTGCATGACTTACAAAATCTAGGATTTAAGCGGCTGGTGGAAGTAGGTCGCGGCGTAGATTTAAAGTGGTTTAACCCCAAGCATCGCAGTGACGCACTTAGAGCACAGTGGGGGGCGCACACTCATCACACGGTACTGATTATGGTGAGCCGTTTGTCGCCTGAAAAGCAGATAGACTGGGTAATAGATGCGTTTAAGGCGCTACAGCAGCAACAGCTACATCGAGCGGTTAAGTTGATAATAGTGGGAGATGGGCCAGATAGAGATCGACTACAGGCAATGGCGGCCAACAACAAAGAGGATATTATCTTTGCGGGCACGCAAACTGGGCAGGCTTTGGCTGGGCATTATGCCAGCGCCGATGCCTTTGTGTTTGCAAGCCAAGTTGAAACCTTTGGTAATGTGGTGGTAGAGGCGATGGCCAGTGGCCTGCCGGTGTATGCCTTTAATGATGCAGCCGCTGGTATGCTGGTCACCCCCGATAGTGGCCGGCTTGTGACGTTAGGTGATAAAGTAGGGTTTATTACTGCCATCTCGCAGCTGCCAAAAATGCAGTGTTTAAAAGAGCAGGGAAGTCATGCGCGAAAGAGTGTGGCTCAGTGCTCTTGGCAGCGCCCCACTGAGAAAATGCTGACCATGTTTTATCAAGCCTTGGCACCGAAGGCGACTATAAATAGTTAG
- a CDS encoding TusE/DsrC/DsvC family sulfur relay protein has protein sequence MSQAMNSSSTSPASQTAAVTSEDLAYLGLDEEGHLLDHTQWTPQIAQQLADTLSVKLTEQHYQILQQVRDFHTQFNHPPTTRPLIKYLMKTLPEHNISNQLLQQLFNTGLVARHVNRIAGLPKPPNCL, from the coding sequence ATGAGTCAAGCCATGAATTCATCTTCTACCAGCCCCGCTTCACAGACTGCTGCTGTCACCTCAGAGGACCTAGCCTATCTGGGTCTTGATGAAGAGGGGCATTTGCTTGACCATACCCAGTGGACCCCTCAGATTGCGCAGCAGCTAGCAGATACGCTATCCGTAAAATTGACCGAGCAGCATTATCAGATTTTGCAGCAGGTGCGAGACTTTCACACTCAGTTTAACCACCCGCCGACCACCCGCCCCTTAATTAAGTATCTGATGAAAACCTTGCCTGAGCACAATATCAGCAATCAATTACTGCAGCAGTTATTTAATACCGGTTTGGTTGCCCGCCATGTCAATCGCATCGCAGGGCTACCCAAGCCGCCCAATTGCTTATAA